The window TCCATACACTGACAGTATCTGTATCTGAACTAAAAGAGACAACAACCTGCTATAACAAGTTAAATTATACTGACAATGTAAATTCGTAATGATGTTATTTGGAGGGGGGGTAGGGGTTGGAGGAGATGGTTTCCACACTATTTGAACATTTAACCActataagatttttttttttctacCTGAAAAAAATCTGTCCATTAAATAGATAATGAAAGAATCTGTTCACAAACATAAAATACTCACAAAAACAACTTGAAATGCTCTTACACAGCTTCTTATTTGGCTAGGAATATAACCTATATGCTTATACTACTCATAATTTTGTACCTTATCTAATGGGGGCTAAGTCTATGCAAGAAACAAAATTGAAAGAAtatgcaaaaaagaaaaaagaaaaaggaacttCCCTCACTAATTTACATTTATTTTTGTTACCTATACTTGTATCTGGTTTGCATGGATTGTTTATGAGCTCTTTTTCGCGCTCTTAATGTTGCGCATTCTCATTACAAGCTTCTGTCTTTCTCCTTCTACCTCTGCAAATTTTAGGCTTATTTCTGAATATCTCCCTTGCATTTCCTTCAGTTCAACTTCCATTAACTTGTTCCTCTCCCTCAGTAGTTCCATTTCTTTTGATAGTACTTCAAGATTTCCGGTATTAGATGCTGCGTTTTCCATTTCCTTGTCCGATGAACAGATGTTGCTGCTGCATTTCATTATATGGTCATTGTCAATTAGAAACACCGAAGAGAAGACAATTATTGTGAAGAGACATCAACATTAATTAGTCTTGGACTCAGTTTATTTGGGAAAATGTATGTATAGCCAAAACTGGACCGCCCCTCAAATTGGGTTAAGTTATACATGTTCAAGTTGACTCGATAGTGATTTTCATCTTTGTCAAAAGTAAAGGATCAATCTTGAACGCGGGATTCATACCTCTCTGTAGACGATGTTTGACACGTATTTTCATCTTCTGTGCATGTTGTAATCGCAAGATTTAGATCTTCCGTAACCACCTGTACCAAAGTATCATCTTTCAGATACTCTTAAATAATACTCCTTCCTTTCATTTATATGACGGTATTTGACTAGgcagagtttaagaaagaaacaaCGACTTTTAGCACATACAAAGAGTACCCTTAAAAGGTTACAAGAGAATGTCATTAACGTGTACTGGAAAAGTTAAATGTTAaagaatttttaaaaatatagaaatgtgtcattcttttcaaacatattaaaaagaaaagaactCCATATAAAGTGGAACAAAAAGAGTAAGAGCCAAACAACCTTAAAATCACAATATCGGCGATTTACACCAGAACGCTACTTTGCTAACTAACTTCAATCATGACTAGTTCAATGCTGATAACTATATGTCTGCTCCTCACCCAATTAAGTCTTCAAATAGGGCAGACTGTATTATGTCTAATATTAAAAGAATAGAATTAAGAAGTTTTCGTGCCAACTCTAATTTAGAAGATAAGTTTTTTGCTACTAACCTTTTGGGACTTTTGTTCGCCGAGTCTTTCCGTGCTATGTCGGAGTTCTTCTAATCTTCTTTCTAACTCTTCGATTTTGTCTTGAAGATCTTTCTCCTTCTCCGTAAACGAATTCGATAAGCTATCAAGTGCATTTTCCTTCAGCTTGATCTGACCCTGTGATGATGGAACAAAAACTAAGACTGATCACACTCCTACGATTTACAACTACATTTAGGCAGATCAAATAAAGATGAATATTACCTCAAGTAACTTTATTATCTCTTTTAGACTTGCAAATCGATCATTTGCATCTTCGAGCTTTTCGTCCAAACTATTCAATGCATTCTCTTTCTCTATCAGATCATCTTTTAACCGGGATACCTGCTTTCTCAAAATTTCTTTCTCCAATTCATCCTCAAACAAAGAGCTCTTCATTTCTTTGCATTCACATATAAGGATATCTACTTCCAAGTGCAGTTCCGCAACTAATGTGTCCTTCTCATCAATAAGCGACCTCGTACTGTTTAGTTCCTTCACGGTATCCATAGCTTCTCTTTCCACTAAAGCTAGCCTAGTTTCCAGTTCTCTTCTTTCACTGTGACCTTGTTCTATAACCAATTGCATGTCCTCAATCGATTTCCTCGTCTTTTCCAACTCATTCGCCAGAGTGTTCTTATGTTCTTCATGCTGAGAAAGGATAATATTTTCTGTCAATAGATTTTCAATCTCCTCTTTAAGAGAGATGATTTTCTGTGACAGGTGCTGCTCAGTTTCTTTAGCCAGAACTTCTTGTTTTCCTAGGAGCACggatttttcttcaatttctgaCTGCAACTTTTCCATTTGATCTGACATATTATTTACTTGGCTAGAAAGCTCAAACACCTTTGCTTCGTAATGCTCTTTGATTGATTGGAGCTCCTCGAATGATTTTTGAAGCATCTTTTCCAGTAGCATTTTCTGTAGGCAGAGCTCATTAGCTTCGTTTAAAGCTTTAGTAGCCAACGTTTCACTCGCTTTGAGTGAGCATTCCATTTGCATGGATAGCCCTTTAAGTTCCTCCTGGAGCCGCTCTGCTGTAATAACATTTTGCCGTCTTGTTTTCCTCAAGGCTTCTTCAGCTCTTATTGCTCTCTGCTCTTGTTCGATTTTATCACGACTAAGGGTATCGAGATCAGCTTCAAATCCTTGAGCTTGCTGTTCTAGTTCTTGCTCCAGGTTACTGACTTGAGCTTCGAGCTCACTTATAGTAGCCAATGAATCAGAGAATTCTTTAGATTGATTTTTCAGCTCATTCTCCAAACTCACAATCTGCGCTTCAAGTTCGCTTACAGTTGCATAAGAAGTTGCACATTCATATTGCATTTTCAGTTGTTCCTGAAGCTCGCTTTGCTCAAGTTTGTATAACATGTCGTGATTTTCTTGCTTCAGTATCTCATTGTCGAGGGCAAGTTGCTCCATCTGCATCTCTAAGTCATCTCTTTCTCTCTTGTATATCTCGATTTCACCGTGCAAGTTCGTAACCTTTTGCTCCAGCATATACGTGTCCTTGACGTCGCTATGCTCTCTCACAAGCTGCTCTAGTGCTTTTTGCTCTTCGTCATCTTCATCCGTCATTTCATGCTTGGAGATAACATCCGGAAACCTTTCAGCGTCAAAAGATGTCGTTGATTTGTTGGAAAGGCTAacattttctttgtttttttgttCTAACATTTCATCTAGGTCACGCACAGCAAGAATTAACTCCGAATTCGATTCTTGCGTCTTTTGAAGTTGTATTTCTAGATTTGCATTAAGGTCCTTTTGATAACTCAATTCTTGCCTAAGTTCACTAACAAGAGTTTGAAGATCCCCTCTTTCATAGAGCAACTTGTCTTTGGATTTTGCCTCGTCTAAACGTCTTTGAGAGGTTTTAAgtttatcacattcttccttgaAAGCGTCTCGTTCTTTTTTTAGGCTCGCAACCTCTTTCGATAGATCTTGCCCTCTTTTGCACTCCTTGACTATTTGTTTACGAAGAGTTTGAAGTTCCAAGTCCGACACTTCTACCTGCCTAGCAAAAGCTGCGAGCTCGGACTGTAGCGTTGCAACAACAATATCCGACACCTCTTGCGATGCTAATCTCTGAAGAGCTTCTCTTGGAGTACTTGACGAACCATCTGTACTTACTTCAAGAGCAGAACCCCCCAACCAATCCAATTGCTGATTTTCTTCGTAAACTGTTGTAGAGACATCGACACTGGGGTTCCGGGGAACCAAAGCAAGATTCGGAGACGAAGGGAAGTTCATGTGATCCTGATGGCTAATGTTGGTTCTCGTTTTGATTTGCCGAGGCGTATCTAGCCCCGAGCTACTACCAGAACTGGACATGGTAATATCCGATTCACCTGATACCCGGCGGTTGCCATTCAGTACACCATCGTGCAAAATAGGCTTGTTGATTAGACCATCCTATGAAATCACGCACGGACAAGAAATGAAGCAATCTTATCAATCAAAATGAAAGAATAATAGCGAGCATCCAATGCCCAAGGAGCGATCCTCGGATCTTCATTTTCTTATAATCATACAGAAGTCTTTATATCTCACCTCTGTAGAATTGCCGTTAAGGCTAGCTTCTACATCGTCGTTTCTTGGTTGCATCCTCAAGATCCTATCGTCCGAATCTGGTTTTGCATTTTCGATTTCTTCGACAACACTGTAAAAGCACCGAAAAGGTAAAAAACTAGTTTATATTCAGCACAAGATCTAACATTTCAACTAGCATGCGAGAACCAAAAGCTCCAAAGAAAAACACGGCATCTATTGGGAAATCGGACATCACCTTTGATCAGCAGAATCCTGAATCCTCTGTATTgaaacctatcgacaatgacacAAATTAAAGTCAGTTAGGTCCAAAAAGCTTGAAAAATAGCAATTCTCTGGCGtattcttgcacgaacaactgaGAGACTCACATGCAATACAGCGCCTGATTTTGAATTTTTGAGCGGAAGAGCAACGGAGGAGATCTTAGATGCCTCTGCATGATTCGAGAAATCAATTGAAGCTTCTCCGACAACTCCAGCTTTTGAACTCCCCTATAGAGTATACATCCAAAGAAAATGTAAGCCACTTGATAACGAATCAATGTAGCATAAAAATCTTAACTTGAATGACACTTACGGTTCCCAAGATGAAGTAATAGATCTTTTCGTGAATCTTCCCTGACTTCGGTTCTTGAATCAACTTCACAGTTTCAAAAACTGCTTTATCCCAGTAACAGCTCCCATCACGAACTATCGCCTTCTCTAGTTTTAATGTCGGCTTCCCCACATCAGCAGGGACAACAGATATCATCAATGCATCCCCCGCTACCTATGACACATAAACAATTAATACATTATGCTTTGAATGAATGATAATCTTCCAGACACCCTTCCCAGGAGCGGAGCTAGCATGCTGGTTAAAGGTTTGGCCGAACCCAATAACTTTAGTCCAAATTCTATATTTGTCTAAAGAAATTCATTAAATACATACAGATTATCAATTCAGAACCTAGTAACTTAAGAAGGCCTAAGGCGTGATTTTATCATTGTTTACCGTGATTGCTGACTTTCGGTCAGAATACACTGCTTCTCTCATATACAACAAGCTTTTTATCAGTTGCCTTGAAAAAAGTGTCAGATTTGAAGAAACAAATCAAAGGAAAATGGATACAGAAACAGCTTTTTTTGCCATGAAAATGCAAAGGGATCAATCAATCAATTCATCAACTAAGTGTCAGTTCCAAATTAGTTGGATCGACTATATGAATCCTCAATATCTGTTCCACTTTATTCGACCCCATTTCATTCTAATACTAAATAATTTGTGTTGaaagggagccttggagcaacggtcaAGTTGTAAACGTGTAACctataggtcacgagttcgagtcGTGAAATCAGTCACCGATCCTTGCAGagtaggctgcctacatcacacacccttggggtgcggcccttctcCGGATCCCGAGCTGCCCTTTTACTAAATAATTTGTCTTCCAGTTCAAATTATGGTATAAGACAATAAGTTCAGTGGAAACATTAATTCTTTCATCCATGAATCTAAAGTTCACACTGCAGACAAAAATATTCAATCTTTTTCAAGGGTTAATTATTTTCTACTGCTTAATCAATCAAATCATCCAATTCAGATTGCTATCAACTATCAAGCAGCAATAAAAACAGTAAAAATTCAATCTTTTGACAGAAAATTTCAAGGAAAAAGCTACCCAGAACAGTAAAAATTCAATCTTTGACTGAAATTTTTACCATGCAGTAAAATTCTAATAAAAGGATATACCTGAGTTGCATGAAACTGCAACTTGAACACAACTTTGATCTTGTTCTTCTCACTCCTCCACCGCGCCGACTTGAACATTTTTACACTTTTACCCCTCACTTTACCTCATTTATAACACACCCTTTTCACAGTTTTCGCCGGAGCTCACCGGAGCTCCGGCAGACACTGCCGGAAAGCTACCATTAAGCAAAAAACaccaattttaataaaataaaaaatactcaATTCGTTTTTTTCAGCGTAGAGCATAAGAATTGAGCTAAAAGAGTGAGAAAGTGACGCGTGGCACTGAGTTAACACAGTGGATGAATGTCAATAGAAATGAGTTAAAACAGAGCAATTTACACACACACAGTGGTTCAGAGTTTTTTGAGAGTGAATTGTGATGAAAGGAATCAAGAATGTATTGAGAGGAGAGAATACAGCAGATCTGATGTGGGTATAATGGTGTTCTTGGCAaatttacacacacacacacagtggttctctctctctctatactCTCGGTTTCTCTCTCTATATCTTGCATGTAACAGAAGTCCACCACATTGTGAAAATTTTATATAATATCTTTTTTTAATTACTTTAGCAAAATAATATACATTCCTTTACACTTCTTATGTGACATTTGACGGgacatataattttaaaaaaaataaaacttgtAATATTAAAATATATTACTATTAAATTTGTATGAATATAAAAGTATAttattataataaaataaaatatttaaagttatttttattaaatataaaaatatatcattattaCGAGTTATTAATATAGATATACCATAAAATGAAATTATGAGAGTAATTGACTTTATTGGTTTTGTTTGTCCACTAATTGGGAAGAAGGGAAGGGGAAGTTAAAATATTATAGGTGAAGCTTCTTTTTGCTTTAAGATTATAATAAGATACCGACAGATCCGATATTAGGCAAAATCCTAAAGTAAATTATAGAAAGTTATAGTAAATGGCTGCTAAGTATAATCAGTAGAAAATGACCAATAATATAAAAATCTAATAAAAGAGGATTTAATATCCATAATTAGATATCACAAGGattaaagtaattttttttaacaatttgaGGGATCATAATGTAGTTAAAAGGGAGTCCGGTGCCTAAGCTCTCGCTATGCGCGTGATACGAGGAGAATCACATCACAAAGGTCTATTGTAATCAGTtttaccctgcatttctacaaGAGACTGTTTTCACAGCTCGAACTCGTAACATCCTAGTTACATGATAGCAACTTTACTAGTTACGTCAAGGCTCTCCTTCAGAACCATAATGTCcagtaaattttatatatatatatatataaacttataAAAGCCTATTATTGACATAAGTGTCCCTTTAAGTAATTCTGAATATATCTTGCTTAATTGGCACTTCAGGGTGCAATTTCCACATTTGGCCATATTCAATTTGTTCAAGGAAATGATTGGTTCATGTTACATACGTATGATTAATcacttgatttttcttttttgtggCCTAGACTAGCATAGAATTCTAATTTGCTACCAAAAATCCTTATTTTTATACTTTTGTCATTAAAATTCTCATATTATTTGTATGGTTTCTTAGATTGTAAATCAATTTTTCATTTCTCAATTTTAAAtgattttttaataaatatattttttagagGATCAAATAACTTATGAACAACACTCGCTAATGCTATTTTACCACCTATAGACAGACGTTCTATCCTATAATCAACCGAATATTGAAGGGTTAGAGCATTATCTAGCTAAATGGACTTTTAAAGAGTTAAAACTTATTTACCGAGGCGCATTCAGAATTTTAAGCTTATACTTGTAATAAATATTTTGTACAAATATTAGAGTTTATGCAAAAGTTACCAAATTTACGTGAATTCCTAACCTTTGCACCAGATCCACCACTGCTTATATACATCaataatcaaaagaaatcttacataATGTGATTTTATTAGTTATAATAAATTATTTGCCATGTTTTCTTAATTATCAATCTATACTTGctataaaaatacatatattatcaaTCTATACTTGCTAATATCATAAAATATATTAGGTCATTGGAAAAAACAAAATCACTATCGAAATGGATGAAACTTTCCAATATGGGACTTGCAAGTTGCAACAAATGCACGCCAACGTTGAATAGTccattaaatatttttttcccttttttgtgACTATACTTCACATGTCCAAATCCAATTGTCATATCAAATTTTCCTTCattaggaaaaaaaaaatttaatgttGTCACAAAAAACATAGTTTTTAGCAACAAGGTTTCCACTTTTAGAAGATCAAATATCCCCATTTCCTTACCTTACCTCATCTAAACCTAATTATATACACATTAAAAGCTAATTcaatttatcaccttttattggCATATTCAGTTTCTTTACATTCACTTAACTTTATCTATTATAGTAATAAAGTTACAAAATTATCTTTGGTCATATTAAGATAACTGAATTTTAGTTAATATAATAGTAAAGCTAATAAATAATATACACTATAACGATAAAATCTACCCTTAAGATGACTGTAATGTTATTCTGGTAAAGTTTTATGATTTTACTATTATTGTCAATAAAGTTcagttatttttatatgataaaatAGTTTTATAGTGGATAAATTCTAGTTACTTTAATctgacaaaaaaaaaattgtaacttTATAGCTATTGTGTATAAAGTCCGATGACTATAAAGTGAAAGTAACCCTATCTATATttgtaataaaataaaaatcgttATATAATTGTGAGAAAAAGGTTGAATTGCCTACAGTCTAGATAAATAGAGATTTCAAAACTAAATAAATAAAGAGAGAAAGAGCTGCAAAGAACGTGACAAGAAGGCAAAAACGAATATAAATTACCTAGACACGTGCTATAGGCAAGTTTAGTAAAGCAATTAAATGTATCATTAATGCTAAATAATGATGCCATAGTACAATATATGGATTCTATTACTAGTAATTAACTTGACCTTGATAGCGATTAGTATTTAATAGGCTCGGGTTTTGGTCGAGGGATAAGATTACAATACGTGATATTTGAATTATAAAACGCATGTTACGAGTTCGAATTCTCTCGACGAAAGTCTGGTATTTAAATAGAAAAGTATAAAGAAACTGACTTATTATCCGTCGAGTTTTAATCTTGCATAGCCTTCTAAAATATTTCGGTTATTAAAAAAAGTGATTATTTAAGAATGATTATTTAAGAGTCACTAATAGAGCTGGATCCCATTGTAATTAAACTACTACTCTATAACCAATAATATAGTCAGTATTGATGCCGAAACTCTGACTTTTTTAACGTATGATACTTATTTTTTGTGTTAGGTTGAATATTTAAATAACTTACGAATACAGCTAAGTAAGAACTATTTATTGTGTAATTTAATTAgtaattaaacttcaaacatttGTTTGGTTGGGactgaaattttattttaataacaGAATACGATAGAACTACGTACATTGGATGCTATGCCATCTTTTGGGAATGCATTTAAACAGAATTGACAAGGTTATACGTTAATTCTAAGAATAAAGTCCTATTAACAAATTAAATTCAGAAATTAAGAACAGATTATGCTTCCTTTTGCCTGGATTAACTGGCTAAGTGAGCTTGTAATTAACTGAATCCAAGATTTGTTAATAGATGGCAAAGTATCATTATATCCATTAACTCAATTTAACAAGAAATAGTAACATATAgttaatataaattttaaaaatttaccTATAATTATCTTATTTGTAACCTAATTATATAAATATTCTTATACCATCAATATATAAATTTAACTTAAATCGATTCTCCATGCATGATATATCTTGACTTACTATTACTGTATAGAAGTTAAACTCGTTTGAAAATCAACATGCATGCAAAATCGACTTAAATACCCATTCCTTTTCATGTACAGATACCCTTTAGTTATTTTTTGGGGGGTTTTCACCCGGTGTTCAGTATTTGTATTGAGCCCCGATTAAATTCGGATTTATGCCGGAAAGTCCTACACTGAGAGCAGTGGTGAAACTAGGAATTTCCCCAAGGGTGTTCAAACGTGAAAGAAGTAAAGAAAAAAATCTCTGATAAAGGtattcaatatatgttatatacctctaaaacctaatattttacttatatacGCAGTGTAAGTTCCACGAAGGGTAGTCAATTACCACCGGGGGCAGGGCTAGAGTGTCGAGAGTGGGTTCAGCCGAACCCAGTAAACTTTTGTTAGAACCCTATTTTTGTCTTCAAATTTCATTAaacatgtacaaattattaatttagaacccggTAACTTAAAACAATTAAAATTCCGAACTCATAAGCTTGAAATCCCGGCTCCGCCTCTGATTACCACCCCTATCAGAGTATAGCTTCACCCCCTGAGAGGTAAAATGTTCCTAACAAAGGTGACTCCATATTTAGGGCTCGAACCCGATACCCTTTTATACCCTTTTAACATTATACTGCCAGATCGTGATCGGATGGTAGATATTGATATTGCCTTCAGCAATATACGTGTAAATAGGAGAAAATTGAAGCTTTCATATATAAATGAAGGATAAATGGTACGTACCTAGATTTTTATTATCTTTGTACCTTTTCTCAGTTTTAAAGCTGGTAATTGATTGAGCTTGAGAAGTAGTTTTCAGCTTTCACACAATAGACAAAACCATCTGGTCTACATTTGTAAACATCTGTATGGTTACATCTGTAAACCCCAGTTCGTTATTCTGTATATATATTCTGTCAACAGTTTACTAAGAAGCCAAACCACATGTCATCTAAATTCAAAAAGTTCCCAAGTTTTGCATTATACTTCCCTAAATAAAGCATGGCATGCATTctacaaaattttaattaattgaaatacattaataatataaaatattttatactgCTAATGAATATAACTTAAATCGTGTATCCATGTGAAGGAACTCTGTTACTCTCAACTGTCAACCAACCTGTTCCGATCTTTTATAAatgtgtttaccctcaaaatcggataacaattgaagttgtaagtggttttaaggatacgtatactaacttgatacaaaatgataaattagatcacaattgaaataaataataacaaagtaaatgcaaaccacacgaattgaataGTATCAGCCTTGGAAAGTTAACCACCCTCGAGCCAAGTATACTTCAATCAGTGTTAGGATACAGAAGAACAAGAGAACTAATAAcaatatattgctttgggatgTGTGCTACCATGTCCTTAATGAATTATccgaccccctttatatagtagaggagtcctactttaggtacaattctatagaAGGTAAAAATCCCTTGATTAGCTGATTGTTGGTTCCTTACTTGATACGCGCCGAGATTCCTGCCAAAATATctgaccggtcacggatatttcggtcttctgttggttataCTAGCAATGTTTCTTTGAGCTCGATCGGGGCTAAGGTCGACTCCGGGATTACAgactcaatgttctcgaaggcaggcgttcTGACCCCGGGTTCTAGCTCGGCGGGATTCGAGATCGGTCTTCAGTCTTTAGTTGTCATGTTCCGAGCCTAACCTGCTACGTCGTAGGCGAACTCCATTTCggccgtatatagatagtcctatcatttttcggagagtagacgacTAGAAACGACATGAGATTCCGATTCTTTCTTCGATACCACACGACGGAAACAACAAAACAgtcgaaacgtctcgtcagtcaagtctttATGGAATTAAATGTTCGTCAGTTGCTGGACAGCCACTCCTGGATGCGAACCGtcgttgaaaaactataaataccccctcactTGCTCATTCAAACTTTATATTCAAACCTTTTGCTCTCGTACCTTAGCAATCTTAATATTTTCAAGCACTTATATTTCGGTTATTTGAGATCTTTTTATTAGAACTTCTATTCCGTCTTCATCCCAAACCATCAAGTGTACTCTTTTAACTTCCTATTCTTCCTCCATATTCCTTCATTTTCAaagaaatggcgaagacttcaaaaatcgttccccaaaaagaaactcatTCTACTTCGCGGTCTGACACCGAAGAGACCGTTTCGCGTACTGCTGTCGAGGAACCAGTACCGGAACCTCCTCTAAAAATGTTCATCCCAGGGAGATGTCCGGTCAACGCTGATTTTAAGATCGAAAAACCATCCTCCGTACCAGGCCGGTGCGAGGATGCctcgaggtacatctgctcgatcaccgaGGATATTCGCTCCGAAGTCAAAAAGGATTATAACTGGGTCGACAAACATGTGGTAATTCCCGAACTTGACGAATCCAACACCACCCACGTCGAggaatttttaagtgtttacacttatcccttcacgctgGGTCCCTTGGACCCGATTATCATCGACTTTTGCAAAAGATACGAGGTAACCCTCGGTCAGATTCACCCTTCTTTCTAGAGGATCATAATCCTCCTTTGTTTCTTTGTAAGCAAGATCGAAGGGTGTCCTTTCACTATCGACCACCTCATGTGtttatacagtccccgactctaccggggggactgatcaagctcgtCCGTCGGTCCAGTAAGGCCCCATTCTTGAGTATCGATGAATATATGGATCGAGGTTGGCTAGACCGTTTCATCCAagtgaggacctcggacttgaTCCTGGCCGAGCACATATCGTTtcctgagaagtggaacatgtcaAGTAAGTATATAATTTTGCTTCCAAGAATTTATTTATCGcacttttccttctttcttatCGGTGTTCTGTGATGATGCAGTTGTTGCTCGGATCCCGAACatagttcctcgactcaaggagtgggtcgagggcatcgtatCACAAAGGCCATATTCTaagcgctcatggcgcgagctttcaaagggccgg is drawn from Nicotiana tomentosiformis chromosome 12, ASM39032v3, whole genome shotgun sequence and contains these coding sequences:
- the LOC104111463 gene encoding uncharacterized protein isoform X1, whose product is MFKSARWRSEKNKIKVVFKLQFHATQVAGDALMISVVPADVGKPTLKLEKAIVRDGSCYWDKAVFETVKLIQEPKSGKIHEKIYYFILGTGSSKAGVVGEASIDFSNHAEASKISSVALPLKNSKSGAVLHVSIQRIQDSADQSVVEEIENAKPDSDDRILRMQPRNDDVEASLNGNSTEDGLINKPILHDGVLNGNRRVSGESDITMSSSGSSSGLDTPRQIKTRTNISHQDHMNFPSSPNLALVPRNPSVDVSTTVYEENQQLDWLGGSALEVSTDGSSSTPREALQRLASQEVSDIVVATLQSELAAFARQVEVSDLELQTLRKQIVKECKRGQDLSKEVASLKKERDAFKEECDKLKTSQRRLDEAKSKDKLLYERGDLQTLVSELRQELSYQKDLNANLEIQLQKTQESNSELILAVRDLDEMLEQKNKENVSLSNKSTTSFDAERFPDVISKHEMTDEDDEEQKALEQLVREHSDVKDTYMLEQKVTNLHGEIEIYKRERDDLEMQMEQLALDNEILKQENHDMLYKLEQSELQEQLKMQYECATSYATVSELEAQIVSLENELKNQSKEFSDSLATISELEAQVSNLEQELEQQAQGFEADLDTLSRDKIEQEQRAIRAEEALRKTRRQNVITAERLQEELKGLSMQMECSLKASETLATKALNEANELCLQKMLLEKMLQKSFEELQSIKEHYEAKVFELSSQVNNMSDQMEKLQSEIEEKSVLLGKQEVLAKETEQHLSQKIISLKEEIENLLTENIILSQHEEHKNTLANELEKTRKSIEDMQLVIEQGHSERRELETRLALVEREAMDTVKELNSTRSLIDEKDTLVAELHLEVDILICECKEMKSSLFEDELEKEILRKQVSRLKDDLIEKENALNSLDEKLEDANDRFASLKEIIKLLEGQIKLKENALDSLSNSFTEKEKDLQDKIEELERRLEELRHSTERLGEQKSQKVVTEDLNLAITTCTEDENTCQTSSTESSNICSSDKEMENAASNTGNLEVLSKEMELLRERNKLMEVELKEMQGRYSEISLKFAEVEGERQKLVMRMRNIKSAKKSS
- the LOC104111463 gene encoding uncharacterized protein isoform X2; protein product: MFKSARWRSEKNKIKVVFKLQFHATQVAGDALMISVVPADVGKPTLKLEKAIVRDGSCYWDKAVFETVKLIQEPKSGKIHEKIYYFILGTGSSKAGVVGEASIDFSNHAEASKISSVALPLKNSKSGAVLHVSIQRIQDSADQSVVEEIENAKPDSDDRILRMQPRNDDVEASLNGNSTEDGLINKPILHDGVLNGNRRVSGESDITMSSSGSSSGLDTPRQIKTRTNISHQDHMNFPSSPNLALVPRNPSVDVSTTVYEENQQLDWLGGSALEVSTDGSSSTPREALQRLASQEVSDIVVATLQSELAAFARQVEVSDLELQTLRKQIVKECKRGQDLSKEVASLKKERDAFKEECDKLKTSQRRLDEAKSKDKLLYERGDLQTLVSELRQELSYQKDLNANLEIQLQKTQESNSELILAVRDLDEMLEQKNKENVSLSNKSTTSFDAERFPDVISKHEMTDEDDEEQKALEQLVREHSDVKDTYMLEQKVTNLHGEIEIYKRERDDLEMQMEQLALDNEILKQENHDMLYKLEQSELQEQLKMQYECATSYATVSELEAQIVSLENELKNQSKEFSDSLATISELEAQVSNLEQELEQQAQGFEADLDTLSRDKIEQEQRAIRAEEALRKTRRQNVITAERLQEELKGLSMQMECSLKASETLATKALNEANELCLQKMLLEKMLQKSFEELQSIKEHYEAKVFELSSQVNNMSDQMEKLQSEIEEKSVLLGKQEVLAKETEQHLSQKIISLKEEIENLLTENIILSQHEEHKNTLANELEKTRKSIEDMQLVIEQGHSERRELETRLALVEREAMDTVKELNSTRSLIDEKDTLVAELHLEVDILICECKEMKSSLFEDELEKEILRKQVSRLKDDLIEKENALNSLDEKLEDANDRFASLKEIIKLLEGQIKLKENALDSLSNSFTEKEKDLQDKIEELERRLEELRHSTERLGEQKSQKVVTEDLNLAITTCTEDENTCQTSSTESNICSSDKEMENAASNTGNLEVLSKEMELLRERNKLMEVELKEMQGRYSEISLKFAEVEGERQKLVMRMRNIKSAKKSS